The window GAATGCAGATGTTTAATGGCGCTAATTCAGCTGGACGTTGGTCATTGAGACGTTGGGCAATTTTGTCGCGCGAGACAGTGTGCATCCAATCGAAATGCTGGGCGACTATGCTGGTTTTGTTGGATTGGAGTGGCCCGATAAAGTGCCATTCAATGTCCGGAAAATCCCCCTTGAGTGCGATAATTTTCTCCGCACCTTCTTGGACATAGTTTTCGCCAAAGCAACGCTGACCCGCTTGATAGGCTGCTATAATGTCTTCAATAGGTTTGGTCTTGCTGACGGCAAGTAAGCGAATACTGCTAGGTTGGCGGGCACATTTTTGCGCCGCTTGTGCGATCCTGCGCTGGGCGATTGCGAGTCTGTCTGCTATTGTTGTCATGATGTAATTATCTAGTTGCAAGGATATCCCAAACGATGGAAATCACTGAGTTATTAGCATTTAGTGTAAAACACAAAGCCTCGGATCTACACCTTTCTGCAGGGATATCTCCCATGATCCGTGTCGACGGTGAAGTGAGAAAGATTAACCTGCCCGCGCTCGATCACCAAGGCGTACATAGCCTAGTGTACGACATAATGAATGATAAGCAGCGCAAGGACTACGAAGAACATTTAGAAATCGATTTCTCGTTCGAAGTCCCTAATCTTGCGCGCTTTCGTGTTAACGCATTCAATCAATCCCGTGGTGCTGCGGCCGTATTTCGTACCATTCCTAGCGACATCTTGTCACTTGAGCAATTAGGTGCGCCGGAGATTTTTAAAAAAATCGCCAGTTTCCCTCGGGGATTAGTCCTAGTGACTGGACCAACGGGTTCGGGTAAGAGTACCACACTTGCCGCTATGGTG of the Shewanella baltica genome contains:
- a CDS encoding YggS family pyridoxal phosphate-dependent enzyme is translated as MTTIADRLAIAQRRIAQAAQKCARQPSSIRLLAVSKTKPIEDIIAAYQAGQRCFGENYVQEGAEKIIALKGDFPDIEWHFIGPLQSNKTSIVAQHFDWMHTVSRDKIAQRLNDQRPAELAPLNICIQINISAEDTKSGIDAAQMLPLAELIAQLPNLALRGLMAIPTATADTELQLKEFSMLNNLFQELKSHYPNVDTLSMGMSNDLDAAISCGSTMVRIGSAIFGERNYAA